From the genome of Thermoflexus hugenholtzii, one region includes:
- the recA gene encoding recombinase RecA: protein MTKDARLKALETAVLTLTKRFGEGTIMRLGEAAQQPVEVIPTGSLALDLALGVGGIPRGRITEIYGPEASGKTTLCLHVIAEAQKRGGIAAFIDMEHALDPQYAQRCGVDVDNLYIAQPDTGEQALEIAETLIRSGAVDVVVVDSVAALVPRAEIEGEMGDAHVGLQARLMSQALRKLAGAIRQSNTAMLFTNQLRMKIGTMFGNPETTTGGMALKFYASVRLEIRRLQNLKAGGEIIGSRVRVRVTKNKVAPPFREAEFDILYNEGISKAGDILDLATELGLITKRGTFFMYGDTRLGQGRENAREFLKAHPELMEELEQRIRENAARAASLKRLGVSAEAPEEAAPIPELE, encoded by the coding sequence GGGGAGGCCGCCCAGCAGCCGGTGGAGGTCATCCCCACCGGATCCCTGGCCCTGGATCTCGCCCTGGGGGTCGGCGGGATCCCCCGCGGGCGGATCACAGAGATCTACGGCCCGGAGGCCTCCGGGAAGACCACCCTCTGCCTTCATGTGATCGCGGAGGCCCAGAAGCGAGGGGGGATCGCGGCCTTCATCGACATGGAGCACGCCCTGGACCCTCAATACGCCCAACGGTGCGGCGTGGACGTGGACAACCTCTACATCGCCCAGCCGGACACCGGGGAGCAGGCCCTGGAGATCGCGGAGACGTTGATTCGCAGCGGAGCGGTGGACGTCGTGGTGGTGGACTCGGTGGCCGCGCTGGTGCCGCGGGCGGAGATCGAGGGGGAGATGGGCGACGCCCACGTGGGGCTTCAGGCCCGCTTGATGAGCCAGGCCCTGCGCAAGCTCGCCGGGGCCATCCGCCAGTCCAACACCGCCATGCTCTTCACCAACCAGCTCCGGATGAAGATCGGCACCATGTTCGGCAACCCGGAGACCACCACGGGCGGCATGGCTCTGAAGTTCTACGCCTCCGTCCGCCTGGAGATCCGCCGCCTGCAGAACCTCAAGGCCGGCGGCGAGATCATCGGGAGCCGGGTTCGGGTCCGGGTGACCAAGAACAAGGTGGCCCCACCCTTCCGGGAGGCCGAGTTCGACATCCTCTACAATGAGGGGATCAGCAAAGCGGGGGATATCCTGGATCTGGCGACTGAGCTCGGGCTGATCACCAAGCGGGGCACTTTCTTCATGTATGGGGACACCCGCCTGGGCCAGGGGCGGGAGAACGCCCGGGAGTTCCTGAAGGCCCACCCCGAGCTGATGGAGGAGCTGGAGCAACGGATCCGGGAGAACGCCGCCCGCGCCGCCTCCCTGAAACGCCTGGGGGTGAGCGCGGAGGCGCCCGAGGAGGCGGCGCCGATCCCGGAGCTGGAGTGA
- a CDS encoding regulatory protein RecX, translated as MGGRITRLQALKSGRVAVYLDGRRAFVLTALEAARLRPGQVLSDEEIAQLQERDRLEQAHEAALRFLSYRPRSEREVGDYLRQKGFDAATVEAELERLRRAGLVDDYAFARFWVENRTAFRPRGRRALQAELRRKGVPPDVIREVLRESAPDERSLALRLARERARRLQGLDPRTLRRRLAGYLSRRGFDGELVMEVLRALDIESEEEEAPEG; from the coding sequence ATGGGCGGTCGGATCACGCGGCTTCAGGCTTTAAAGAGCGGCCGGGTAGCGGTGTATCTGGACGGCCGCCGGGCCTTCGTCCTGACGGCCCTGGAGGCCGCCCGGCTGCGGCCGGGCCAGGTGCTCTCCGACGAGGAGATCGCTCAGCTGCAGGAGCGGGATCGTCTGGAACAGGCCCACGAAGCCGCCCTCCGGTTCCTGAGCTACCGCCCGCGGAGCGAACGGGAGGTCGGCGATTATCTCCGCCAGAAAGGATTTGACGCCGCCACGGTGGAGGCGGAACTCGAGCGGCTCCGTCGGGCCGGGCTGGTGGATGATTACGCCTTCGCCCGGTTCTGGGTGGAGAACCGAACCGCCTTCCGGCCACGGGGTCGGCGAGCCTTGCAGGCGGAGCTCCGACGCAAGGGCGTCCCCCCCGACGTCATCCGGGAGGTCCTCCGAGAGAGCGCCCCGGATGAACGGTCGCTGGCCCTGCGACTGGCCCGGGAGCGAGCCCGACGTCTGCAAGGCCTGGACCCCCGGACCCTCCGGCGGCGGCTGGCCGGCTACCTGAGCCGTCGGGGGTTCGACGGGGAACTGGTGATGGAAGTCCTTCGCGCTCTGGATATCGAAAGCGAGGAGGAAGAAGCGCCGGAAGGGTAG
- the rny gene encoding ribonuclease Y, whose translation MEQIIWIPLAVIGLIGGGALGWFLGKQQVRGQLRREIEAAQQEAQRLVEEAKQQAAQLLLQAKDESLRLREATEAELRKWRADLRKEEERLRHRREELDRRAERLEKQERRLNERQAELERQAAQLQAAVARLEEERRAALEQVAGMTAEQARQVLLEMVEKEAREDMARLYRQIEAEARLQAEERAREIIATAIQRIASEQVAELTVSVVPLPNDEMKGRIIGRNGRNIRALEKITGVEIIVDDTPEAITLSSHDPVRREVARIALTRLIQDGRIHPARIEKVVAEAREEVERIIWEEGQQAAAAAGVTGLHPELIRLLGRLKFRTSYGQNQLHHAVEVAWLAGMIAAELGADVRIARMGGLLHDIGKAVDHQVEGTHALIGAELARRYGVPPKVVNCIASHHHEVPQECIEAVIVEAADAISGARPGARRETLEMYLKRIQELENLARSYPGVAECYAIQAGREIRIIVKPEEVDDLAIIRMSREIARKIEETMQYPGQIKVTVIRETRAVEIAR comes from the coding sequence ATGGAGCAAATCATCTGGATCCCGCTCGCCGTGATTGGGTTGATCGGCGGCGGTGCGCTGGGATGGTTCCTGGGGAAGCAACAGGTTCGGGGACAGCTCCGCAGGGAGATCGAGGCCGCTCAACAGGAAGCGCAGCGTCTGGTGGAGGAGGCCAAACAGCAGGCCGCTCAGCTCCTGCTTCAGGCAAAGGACGAGTCCCTGCGCTTGCGGGAGGCCACCGAGGCCGAGCTTCGCAAGTGGCGGGCCGATCTCCGCAAGGAGGAGGAGCGGCTGCGCCACCGGCGGGAGGAGCTCGACCGCCGGGCTGAGCGTCTGGAGAAGCAGGAGCGTCGCCTGAACGAGCGACAGGCGGAGCTGGAACGGCAGGCCGCGCAGCTGCAGGCCGCCGTCGCCCGGCTGGAGGAGGAACGCCGGGCGGCCCTGGAGCAGGTCGCCGGGATGACCGCCGAGCAGGCCCGTCAGGTCCTGCTGGAGATGGTCGAGAAGGAAGCCCGGGAGGACATGGCCCGCCTCTACCGGCAGATCGAGGCCGAGGCCCGGCTCCAGGCCGAGGAACGCGCCCGGGAGATCATCGCCACGGCCATCCAGCGCATCGCCAGCGAACAGGTCGCTGAGCTGACCGTCTCAGTGGTGCCCCTGCCCAACGACGAGATGAAGGGGCGCATCATCGGGCGGAACGGCCGTAACATCCGAGCTCTGGAGAAGATCACCGGAGTTGAGATCATCGTGGATGACACCCCCGAGGCCATCACCCTCTCCTCCCATGATCCGGTGCGCCGGGAGGTCGCCCGCATCGCCCTCACCCGCCTCATCCAGGATGGGCGGATCCATCCGGCGCGGATCGAGAAGGTGGTGGCCGAGGCCCGCGAGGAGGTGGAGCGGATCATCTGGGAGGAGGGGCAGCAGGCCGCCGCCGCCGCCGGCGTCACCGGCCTGCACCCCGAGCTCATCCGTCTCCTCGGGCGCCTGAAGTTCCGCACCAGCTACGGCCAGAACCAGCTGCACCACGCGGTGGAGGTGGCCTGGCTGGCCGGCATGATCGCCGCCGAGCTGGGGGCGGACGTGCGGATCGCCCGCATGGGCGGGCTGCTGCACGACATCGGCAAGGCGGTGGATCACCAGGTGGAGGGCACCCACGCCCTGATCGGGGCGGAGCTGGCCCGCCGCTACGGCGTGCCCCCCAAGGTGGTCAACTGCATCGCCAGCCATCACCACGAGGTGCCCCAGGAGTGCATCGAGGCGGTGATCGTGGAGGCCGCCGACGCCATCTCCGGTGCCCGGCCCGGCGCCCGCCGGGAGACCCTCGAGATGTATCTCAAGCGGATCCAGGAGCTGGAGAACCTGGCCCGCTCCTACCCGGGCGTCGCCGAATGCTACGCCATCCAGGCCGGGCGGGAGATCCGCATCATCGTCAAGCCGGAGGAGGTGGACGACCTGGCCATCATCCGGATGTCCCGGGAGATCGCCCGCAAGATCGAGGAGACCATGCAATACCCGGGCCAGATCAAGGTCACCGTGATCCGGGAGACCCGGGCGGTGGAGATCGCCCGCTGA